DNA from Desulfarculus baarsii DSM 2075:
GGCGCTTTCGGCCGGCAGGATCGTGCGCCCCCGGCTGATGACCTGGGCCTGACAGTAAAGGGCCGCGCCGGCGGCCGGTTTGAGGAAGTTTATCTTGAACTCCACGGTGAGGATGCGGCTCTCCGGTCCGACCAGGGTGTAGGCGGCGTAACCGGCGGTGTGGTCGGCCAGGGTGGCCACGACCCCGGCGTGGGCCAGGCCGTCTTGCTGCAACAAGGCCGGGGTGAGGGCCACGGTGGAGGCAAAATGGCCCTCGGCGGCGTCGAGGGCTTCAAAGCCCAAATGGGCGGTGAAGGCCTGGCGAAAATCGTTCATCAGAAAAGCGCGGCGCGCCTGATCCATGGTTGCGATCCCTCCTTTGCCGACGCGGGCCTTGCCAAAGGCGGCCATCGCGCGTAACATGGCATAGCTGTTGTCTTTTTCGCATCGGGCGAGACCTTTGCCGCACCGGCAAAGGCAACGGCTTGATTTGGCCGCCGTTTTTGGGCGGCCCCTGGCCCAGAGGGCGCGACGTGACCACCGCCGACACCGAAAAAAGACACAAGGAACTGGCCCGCCGCAAGCGCGAGCGCATCATCATCGTGGTGCTGTTGCTGCTGGTGGCCTGCCTGACCTACGTCGAAACCCGCGTGGTCGTCATGCCCGACGACCTGCCCATGGGCTCGTCGATCATGGTCTTCGCCCTGATCAACATCAACGCCCTGCTGCTGCTGCTGGTCATCTTCCTGTTTTTTCGCAACATGGTCAAGCTGTTGGTCGAACGGCGGCGCGGGGTTCTGGGCGCGCGGCTGCGCACCAAGCTGGTGGTGGCCTTCGTGCTGCTGTCGCTGGCCCCCACGGCGGTGGTGTTTTTCGCGGCGTTTCAGTTCGTGGGCACGTCCATGGAGTTCTGGTTTTCCGACCAGGTGGAGCAGTCGCTATTTGAGGCCATGGAGGTCACCGAGGGCTACAACCAGCAGTTGGCCAGCAACGCCGCCCACTTCGCCGAGATCATGGCCCGCGAGATCCCCCGCGACGGCGTCAACCTGGTCGAGCCCAACGCGCGCCTGGCCAAGTTCATCGGCGACCGCCAGGAGCTCTACGGCCTGGCCGCCGTGCGCGTGTTTCGCCCCGGTCCGCGCGAGCTGGCCTACGCCACCCAGAGCGGCGCGCACATCAGCCACTTCCAGGCCTTTCCCTTGGAATTGGTCAGCCGTTGCGTGGCTGGCGGCGAACCCCTGACCCATCTCCAGGCCGCGCCCACCGGCGATTTCGCCGCCGCCGCCTGGCCCATCCGCCGCGCCGACAAAGTGGCCGGGGTCATCGTGGTCTTTCGCCTGCTGCCGCCGGGGGCCTTGGCCCGCATCGACGAGGTGCGCAAGGGCTTGGAGGACTACCGCCAGCTCAAAGCCGTCAAAAATCCCATCCGCACCAACTTGTACATCACCCTGTCCATCGTCACCCTTTTGATCATCTTCGCCGCCACCTGGTTCGGCTTCCAACTGGCCGCCACCATCACCGTGCCCCTGGGCCAGGTGGCCCAAGGCACCCAGCGCGTGGCCGGCGGCGACTACGACTTTTCCATCGACGCCGAGGGCCCCGACGAGATCGGCACGTTGGTCAACGCCTTCAACCGCATGACCGCCGACCTCAAGACCTCCAAGGCCCGCCTGGACGAGGCCCAGGAAGAGATGCGCCGCACCAACCGCGAGCTGGATCAGCGCCGCCGCTACATGGAGATCATTTTGCGCAACGTCGCCGCCGGCGTCATCGCCATCGACGCCCACGGCGAAGTCACCACCTTCAACCCCTCGGCCGAACGGCTCCTGGGGGCCCAGGCCGAGGAAGTGCTGGGCCGCCACTGGCGTCAGGTCATGGATGGCCGCCTGGTCGAGATGCTGGGCCGCATGCAGCAAGGCCTGCTGCCCGGCGCGCGCGGCGCGGTCGACCAGCAAGTGCGCGTCAACGTCATGGGCGAGGCCCTGACCTTCATGGTCCACCTCAGCCAACTGCGCGACGATCAGGGCCGCGACCTGGGCGTGGTCGTGGTCTTCGAAGACCTCACCGAGCTGGAAAAGGCCCAGCGCATGGCCGCCTGGCGCGAGGTGGCCCGGCGCATCGCCCACGAGGTCAAAAACCCCCTGACGCCCATCAAGCTCTCGGCCCAGCGCCTGGTGCGCCGCTACCAGGGCCGCCAGGAAGAAGGCGACACCGTCTTCGACGAATGCACCCGCACCATCATCCACCAGGTCGAGGAGCTGCGCCGCCTGGTCAGCGAGTTTTCCACCTTCGCCCGCCTGCCCTCGGCCAAGCCGGCCCCCGCCGATCTGCGGGCCATCGCCGAGGAGGCCCTGTCCCTTTTTCGCGGCGGCCGCGCCGACATCGGCTTCGAACTGGAATGCGAGGGCGATATACCCGTCTTCGAACTGGACAAGGAACAGATCAGCCGCGCCCTGATCAACCTGCTCGACAACGCCGTGGCCGCCCTCGACAACTCCGATGGCCCCAAGCAGGTCGTCGTGCGCCTGTCCTACGACGATATCCTCAAATACGTCCGCCTGGAGGTGGAGGACACCGGCTGCGGCGTCGCCCCCGAGGACAAGATCCGCCTCTTCGAACCATATTTCAGCACCAAGCGCGGCGGCACCGGCCTGGGCCTGAGCATCGTCAGCGCCATCACCGCCGATCACGGCGGCTATATCCGCGTGCAAGACAACCAACCCCAGGGCGCGCGGATCATCATCGAGCTGCCGGCCAGGGGCATGCGCCCGGCCAAAGCGGAGCAGGCATGAGCAACCACATCCTCATCGTCGACGACGAAAAAGCCATCTGCCAGTCGCTGCAAGGCATCTTCGGCGACGAAGGCTATCGGTCCGCTAGCGCCCACAGTGGCGAGGCCGCCCTCGCCGCCGCCGCCGACGACCCGCCCGACGTGGTCTTCCTCGATATCTGGCTGCCGGGCATGGACGGCCTGGAGACCCTGCGCCGCCTCAAGCAAAACCATCCGGCCCTGCCCGTGATCATGATCAGCGGCCACGCCACCATCGAAACCGCCGTGCGCGCCACCCGCCTGGGCGCTTTCGACTTCATCGAAAAACCCCTGGATATGGACAAGATCCTCCTGGCCACCCGCAACGCCATCGAGTTCGGCCGCATGGCCGCCGAAAACAGGCTGCTGCGCGACAAGGCCCGGGGCCCCGAAATAACCGGCCAAAGCCCGGCCATCGCCCAGATCAAGGCCGCCATCGAAAAAGTCGGCCCCACCGAAAGCTGGGTGCTCATCACCGGCGAAAACGGCACCGGCAAGGAACTGGTGGCCGGGGCCATCCACCGGCTCAGCGCCAGGGCCGAGGGCCCCTTTGTCGACGTCAACTGCGCGGCCATACCCGAGGAGCTCATCGAAAGCGAACTCTTCGGCCACGAAAAGGGCGCCTTCACCGGCGCGGTGGCCGCCAAGCGCGGCAAGTTCGACCTGGCACACCGGGGCTCGTTGTTTCTGGACGAGATCGCCGACATGAGCCTGAAAACCCAGGCCAAAATTCTGCGCATACTCCAGGAGCAGCGCTTCGAACGCGTGGGCGGGGTGCGCACCAACGTCGTCGACGTGCGCGTGCTGGCCGCCACCAACAAAGACCTGACCGCCGAAATCGCCGCCGGCCGCTTCCGCGAAGACCTCTACTACCGCCTCAACGTCATCCCCATCCACGTGCCGCCCCTGCGCCAGCGCCCCGAGGATATCCCCCTGCTGGCCGAGGTCTTCCTGCGCCAGGCCGCCGCCCGCCTGCACTGCGAACCAAAACCCGTCGACCCCAGGGCCATGGAGATCCTCCAACGTCAACCCTGGCCCGGCAACGTCCGCGAACTGAAAAACCTCGTCGAACGCCTGATGATCCTCAGCTCCGGCCCCAATATCACGCCCGAGGATCTGCCCGCCGAAATGACCGGCCAGCAAGCGGCCCCGCTGGGCTTGCCCGCCGAAATCTTCGCCGCCGATTACAAAGACGCCCGCCAGGCCTTCGAACGCCTCTACCTGGAACACAAACTCGAACAATTCAACGGCAACATCTCTCAAACCGCCGAGGCCGTCGGACTGGAACGCTCGCACCTGCACAAAAAACTCAAAGCCCTGGGCCTGCGCGCCGGAAAGGCCGACGAATGACCGGACGCCGCGCCACGCTCGCCGCCCTGCTGGCCCTGCTGCCCCTTTGCCTGGCCGCCCCCGCCACGGCTGGCCAGACGCAAACCCGCGCACTGGGCCCGGCCAGACCACTGCAAGCCGCCCAAAAACTGGCCGTCAACCTGCAAGACGGCCCGGCCTTCGTCGTCCAAACCAGCCAGGCCGACGGCGAAGCCCAACTGGCCCAACTGGCCGCCAGCGCCGGCCTCGAGGAAGGCTGGGCCTTCATCCCCGCCGAAAACCTCTGGATCGAAATCGGCGGCCAAGCCGGCAAAACCGGCCGCCGCACCTACCACCTGCTCGACGACACCGTATATCACCTCATGATGCAATACGACCACTTGGTCATCTATCACATCCACCCCAAAAACTCCTTTGCCGGCGAAACCGACGGCCCATTCCACAAACTTCAGTGGACCGTGGCCGAAGCCCTGCCCAGCTACGCCGACATGGCCGTGATGATCGACCTCTCCGGCTTTTTCCGCCAACACCACCAGGCCGGCCGCCTGCAATGGGCCATCGTCTCGCGCCACGGCGTCACAACCTACGGCCTGAGCCAACGCGCCGCCGAAAACGCCGAAACCGTGCGCCTGAAACAGTTCGCCTATCGCCCGCTGGATAAAGACGACGACGCCGAAATGCTGCAAAAAAACGGCGCGCTGTTGCGCCCCGAAGAAGGCGGCCCGGCCGTGGACGCCATCATCGAACAATGCGCGCGGAGGTTGTGCTCGGATCAGGTTTGGGTTTCGTTTCGCAAGGTTGGGGTGGAAGTTGGTGGTGGTGGTGAGGAAAATTAGATAATATTTTGTAATTATTGGTTTTTGTTTGATGGCGGCGAGGTTGGCGGCAGGCAGGAAGGCGAAGGACAAGAGCAAGACAAGATTTAAGATAAGAGTGAGAATGAAGAGAAGAAAGAGAAGAGAAGAGAGAGAGAAGAGAAGCAAAAGCCATTGCGGGGCGGGGAGGGGGCTCTTTACGCTAAACCGCCCCCTCGCCCGCCCCGCGCCCCACCCCACCCCCGCAAAGCAAG
Protein-coding regions in this window:
- a CDS encoding PaaI family thioesterase, which codes for MDQARRAFLMNDFRQAFTAHLGFEALDAAEGHFASTVALTPALLQQDGLAHAGVVATLADHTAGYAAYTLVGPESRILTVEFKINFLKPAAGAALYCQAQVISRGRTILPAESAVWAVNADGDRKLAAKAMVTLMVVPTESLRRES
- a CDS encoding sigma-54-dependent transcriptional regulator, translated to MSNHILIVDDEKAICQSLQGIFGDEGYRSASAHSGEAALAAAADDPPDVVFLDIWLPGMDGLETLRRLKQNHPALPVIMISGHATIETAVRATRLGAFDFIEKPLDMDKILLATRNAIEFGRMAAENRLLRDKARGPEITGQSPAIAQIKAAIEKVGPTESWVLITGENGTGKELVAGAIHRLSARAEGPFVDVNCAAIPEELIESELFGHEKGAFTGAVAAKRGKFDLAHRGSLFLDEIADMSLKTQAKILRILQEQRFERVGGVRTNVVDVRVLAATNKDLTAEIAAGRFREDLYYRLNVIPIHVPPLRQRPEDIPLLAEVFLRQAAARLHCEPKPVDPRAMEILQRQPWPGNVRELKNLVERLMILSSGPNITPEDLPAEMTGQQAAPLGLPAEIFAADYKDARQAFERLYLEHKLEQFNGNISQTAEAVGLERSHLHKKLKALGLRAGKADE
- a CDS encoding sensor histidine kinase produces the protein MTTADTEKRHKELARRKRERIIIVVLLLLVACLTYVETRVVVMPDDLPMGSSIMVFALININALLLLLVIFLFFRNMVKLLVERRRGVLGARLRTKLVVAFVLLSLAPTAVVFFAAFQFVGTSMEFWFSDQVEQSLFEAMEVTEGYNQQLASNAAHFAEIMAREIPRDGVNLVEPNARLAKFIGDRQELYGLAAVRVFRPGPRELAYATQSGAHISHFQAFPLELVSRCVAGGEPLTHLQAAPTGDFAAAAWPIRRADKVAGVIVVFRLLPPGALARIDEVRKGLEDYRQLKAVKNPIRTNLYITLSIVTLLIIFAATWFGFQLAATITVPLGQVAQGTQRVAGGDYDFSIDAEGPDEIGTLVNAFNRMTADLKTSKARLDEAQEEMRRTNRELDQRRRYMEIILRNVAAGVIAIDAHGEVTTFNPSAERLLGAQAEEVLGRHWRQVMDGRLVEMLGRMQQGLLPGARGAVDQQVRVNVMGEALTFMVHLSQLRDDQGRDLGVVVVFEDLTELEKAQRMAAWREVARRIAHEVKNPLTPIKLSAQRLVRRYQGRQEEGDTVFDECTRTIIHQVEELRRLVSEFSTFARLPSAKPAPADLRAIAEEALSLFRGGRADIGFELECEGDIPVFELDKEQISRALINLLDNAVAALDNSDGPKQVVVRLSYDDILKYVRLEVEDTGCGVAPEDKIRLFEPYFSTKRGGTGLGLSIVSAITADHGGYIRVQDNQPQGARIIIELPARGMRPAKAEQA